A segment of the bacterium genome:
TAACCAATGCCGGTGGAACAACCGGTGACAAGGGCGACAGATGGGGCCATGGGACCTCTTGGGAGTGGAAGGCGCTCTATTATCCAAAAACGGGCCCGGGCCGCCGGGAAAATCCGCTTTGCCGGGAACGGAACTTAGGACTAGGATAAGTCCGTTCCTGGAGCCTTTCTCATTACCTCGCGGGAGTTCCCATGCGCCTTCAAACCTTTTTAGGCCGGATCCTGGTCGTTCTTTGGGCCGTTCCCGCCTGCCTCTGCGCCAAACCCTTCAACGAAATGACCATCGACCGGCTCGGTGGGACCATCATGGACCAGCCCGCGGACGGCTCCAAACCCTACGCCCTGGGCACCACCAGCGTGGTGAACAAAGGGGACGTGCTCACGGTCTATGACCAGGGCTGGGTGATCCTCAAGACCCATAACGGGGACCGCATCGGTCTGGACGGCAATACGGTGGCCGTGGTGGACGAGTTCTATATCGAAGGGCCTGACCGCCAGGTCCGTTTCCTGCTCCAAAAAGGCACCATGCTCTTCAAGGTCAACGGCCGGGATTCCCGCCAGAGTTTCTTCGAGATCAACACCGGCGGCGAGGTGACCTCCATCAACGACACCCGTTGCATCCTGGTCTATGATCCTTCCGCCGCGGCCCTGGACGTGAAGTTCATCGCCGGCAAGATGACCGTGCTGGACAAGGACAACGAGGAGAAGTTCAAGGTCGAGAACTCGGAGCGCACCTGGAAGGACGGCAAGATGATGGCCGAGGACCCCACCCCCCTGGACCAACTGGATGTGGTCAATTTCAACAAGTTCTTCGAGGGCGAACCCCGCTTGAAGCCCCGGGACAATAACTTCCTGCTCCCCGGCGCCGACTGACCGTCCTATGGCGGGCCCCACGGTCGAGTTCGACTGCCCCTATTGCGGTTACCCCAACTTTTCCCCCATCGACCCCATTTCCGGCCACCAGCAATGGACCACGGACTGCGAGAATTGCTGTCGGCCGATCGCTTTGAGCGCGCGGGTGGTCCGGGGCGAGGTGGAGGAGTTCGACGTGGAGCGGGAGCAGGATTGAGGCGCGGTGGACCTTAGGCCGCCGGCGCGCCGCCGGTGTGGATGAGGTTCATGACCACCTTGCCGGCCATGAAAAGGTAATAGAAGAGCAGCAGGGCGCCGCAGATCCAGGTGATGATCCGAAGGGCCCGGCGGTTGAAGAGGTTCCGGCTGTAATGGACCCCCATCCCCAGGCAGGAGAACCAGACCAGTTCGCTGACCAGCACCGCCGAGAAGAACGAAGTCGCCGACCCGCCCAGCCTCTCGATATTGTCCACCCCCCCGTATTCGGAGAGCCTTAAGGTCCCCACCATCCCCACCCAATAGATGAGGGTGAAGGGATTGGAGGCCGCCAAAAGGAACCCCATCGCGAAGGAATGCTCCATCCATTGGGTCTGCTTGGCCAGCCTGGGGTTCCCCATGGCCTCCGGATTGTCCCGGATCTCGCTGACCGCCGAATAGGCCAGGTAGAGCAGGAAGACCGCGCTGAGGCCCCAAACGACGAATTTCAGGGCCCCCACCACTCCATTGGTCGAAATACCCACAAAAACCATATAAGCAAAGGCCGCGTCCACCAGGGCCGCCCCGGCGCCCACCTTGAAGGTCTCCTGGAAGCCGCCCATGATCCCCCGGCGCACCGCCAGGAAGTTGATGGGGCCGATCAGGGCCGCGGTGCAGAAACCGATGATGAGGCCTTGGGTGATGGCCGCATAGAAAAGCTGGAAGGTTTCGTGGGGCATGGGGCCATTCTACCAGGAAGGCCGGGACGGCCCATCAATTTTGTGGTTTCGCTCCGGGACCGCTTCAATTTATTTTCAAATTTGCTATTCTTTCCGCACTCAAGACGCCCAAAACCGCGAAGGAGACCTCCATGGCGCAATTGGTGAACATCCTGATGGGAAGCAAGTCCGACTGGGACGTGATGAAGAACGCCTCCGATACCCTCAAGCAATTCGGGGTGGAGCACGAATGCCGCGTCCTTTCCGCCCACCGCACTCCCAAGGAGACCTCCGAATACATCTCCGGGGCCGAGGGCCGGGGCGTGCAGGTCGTCATCGCGGCCGCCGGCGGCGCCGCCCACCTGGCGGGCGTCTGCGCGGCCCACACCGTCCTTCCCGTGCTCGGGGTCCCCATGGAAAGCAAGCTTTTGGGGCTCGATTCGCTCCTTTCCACCGCCCAGATGCCGGGCGGCATCCCGGTGGGCACGCTGGCGGTGGGAAAGGCCGGCGCCGTCAATGCCGCCTTGCTGGCCATCGCCATCCTGGGCCTCAAGGATCCCGCCCTGAACAAGAAGCTCAAGGATTTCCGCGCCGAACAGGCCGCCAAGATCCTGCAGGAAAAATTGTCGTAAGAACCGGCCACGGAGGCATGAAGGTCCGGGCGGGCAGGTCCCGCCCTTTTACCTTTGTCCCGTCGCTCAAAGGACTTTAGGTAACTTCCATGTTCCGAGAAGACAACAACCCGACGGATGGGCAGGTCAACGACCCCTATTCCCTGCCGACCTTGGTCAACGACCTGGCCAGCACCCTGGGCCGCGTCATTTCCTACCAGGAAGGCCCCGAAGCCCTCGAGTTGGTCGAGAAGGTCCGCCAGCTGGCCAAGAACTTCCGCGTCACCTCCGACGAAAAGGTGGCGGAGGAACTGGCCGGGATCATCGCCAAGCTGCCCGTGGACGATCTCACCCTTCTCATCAAGGCCTTCACCCATTTCTTCGGGCTCATCAACCTGGCCGAGAAGATCGACCTGATCCATTCGCTCCAAGAGCCCCTTCCACCGGGCTCCCACCGGCCCGGGTCCATTCCCGACGCCGTGGCGGCCCTGAGGGAGCAGGGCGTGACGCCCCGCAAGATCCAGGCCCTTTTGGACCAGGCCCGCATCCACATGGTCTTCACCGCCCATCCCACCGAGTCCAAACGCCGCACCACCCTCACCAAACTGCGCCGCATCTATGCCCGGGCCTTGCGCCTGGCCATGGCCCGCCTCACTGAGGACGAGAAGGACGACCTGCACAAGGGAATCCTGGAGGAGATCGTGGCCATTTGGCAGTCCGACGAGGTCCGTCAGGTCAAGTTGACGGTGTTGGACGAGGTGAAGAGCTACCTTTATTACTTCGAGCAGAACCTCTGGCAGGCCATCCCCTCCCTCTACCGGGACCTGGAATTGTCCTTGAAGAGGGAATTCCCCAAGACCCCCTGGACGGTGCCGCCGATCCTTCGCTTCGGGTCCTGGGTGGGCGGGGACCGGGACGGCAACCCCTTCGTGACGCCCCAGATCACCCTCGAGGCCGTGCGGTTGCTCCGCATCACCGCCCTCAAGGCCCATATCCGCGCCGTGGAGGAATTGAGCTCGCGGCTGAGCACCTCGGACAAACAGACGCCGATCAGCAACGACCTGGCCGCCTCCATCGCCAAGGACGAGGCCCTTTTCCCCGAGTTGGCCGAACAACTCTCCCTTCACATCCCGCACGAACGCTACCGGCAGAAATGCAATTACATCCACCAGAAGCTGATCGCCTCCCTCGCCCGGGCCGAAGCCTTCCCCAATGAGGCCGCCCAGGCCGAACCGGTGGCGCCGGGGAGCTGGTACGAAAGCGCCGACCAGTTCCTGGCCGACCTGGCCGTCATGGACGCCTCCCTAAGGGCCCACAAGGGCGCCATCCTGGCCGACG
Coding sequences within it:
- a CDS encoding CPXCG motif-containing cysteine-rich protein, which gives rise to MAGPTVEFDCPYCGYPNFSPIDPISGHQQWTTDCENCCRPIALSARVVRGEVEEFDVEREQD
- a CDS encoding LysE family transporter, with amino-acid sequence MPHETFQLFYAAITQGLIIGFCTAALIGPINFLAVRRGIMGGFQETFKVGAGAALVDAAFAYMVFVGISTNGVVGALKFVVWGLSAVFLLYLAYSAVSEIRDNPEAMGNPRLAKQTQWMEHSFAMGFLLAASNPFTLIYWVGMVGTLRLSEYGGVDNIERLGGSATSFFSAVLVSELVWFSCLGMGVHYSRNLFNRRALRIITWICGALLLFYYLFMAGKVVMNLIHTGGAPAA
- the purE gene encoding 5-(carboxyamino)imidazole ribonucleotide mutase codes for the protein MAQLVNILMGSKSDWDVMKNASDTLKQFGVEHECRVLSAHRTPKETSEYISGAEGRGVQVVIAAAGGAAHLAGVCAAHTVLPVLGVPMESKLLGLDSLLSTAQMPGGIPVGTLAVGKAGAVNAALLAIAILGLKDPALNKKLKDFRAEQAAKILQEKLS